In Oryzias melastigma strain HK-1 linkage group LG10, ASM292280v2, whole genome shotgun sequence, a single window of DNA contains:
- the cnot6a gene encoding CCR4-NOT transcription complex subunit 6 yields MPKEKYDPPDPRRMYTIMSSEEAANGKKSYWAELEISGRVRSLSSALWSLTHLTALHLSDNSLSRIPPDIAKLHNLVYLDLSSNKIRSLPAELGNMVSLRELLLNNNQLRVLPFELGKLFQLQTLGLKGNPLAQEIMSLYQEPDGTRRLLSYLLDNLAGAIKRIPTEQPPARSWISLQEPERTRSSALFSVMCYNVLCDKYATRQLYGYCPSWALNWEYRKKSIMQEIMGCNSDIISLQEVETEQYYNFFLPELKEQGYDGFFSPKSRARTMSESDRKHVDGCAIFYKTEKFSAVQKHTVEFNQLAMANSEGSEAMLNRVMTKDNIGVAVLLEVRKEMMELSSGKSLHGMEKQLLLVANAHMHWDPEYSDVKLVQTMMFLSEVKSIVDKATRSLKLSSVSGETNAIPLVLCADLNSLPDSGVVEYLSTGGVDCTHKDFKELRYSDCLTKFNCNGKNSTSNGRITHGFKLKSAYENGLMPYTNYTFDFKGVIDYIFYSKPHLNVLGILGPLDPHWLVENNVTGCPHPHIPSDHFSLFAQLELLLPNIPSQVNGLHLPARR; encoded by the exons ATGCCCAAGGAAAAATATGACCCGCCGGATCCCAGGCGGATGTACACAATTATGTCCAGCGAGGAGGCAGCAAATGGGAAGAAGTCATACTGGGCTGAGCTGGAAATCAGCG GCCGAGTAAGGAGTCTCAGCTCAGCCCTGTGGTCTCTCACCCACCTCACTGCCCTACACCTCAGTGACAACTCACTGTCACGCATCCCGCCAGACATTGCCAAATTACACAACCTGGTGTACCTGGATCTCTCATCCAATAAGATCAGGAGCCTGCCAGCAGAGCTCGGCAACATGGTATCTCTCAG ggaattgcttttaaataacaACCAGTTGCGGGTTCTGCCATTTGAGTTGGGGAAACTTTTTCAGTTACAAACTCTTGGGTTGAAAG GAAACCCACTTGCACAAGAAATAATGAGCCTCTACCAGGAACCCGATGGCACACGAAGACTGCTCAGCTACTTGTTAGACAATCTGGCAGGTGCTATTAAACGCA TACCAACAGAGCAGCCTCCAGCCCGGTCATGGATCTCACTCCAGGAACCAGAACGAACGCGCTCCTCAG CATTGTTCTCTGTGATGTGCTACAATGTGCTGTGCGATAAGTATGCCACACGACAGCTGTACGGCTACTGCCCCTCCTGGGCTCTAAACTGGGAGTACAGGAAGAAATCCATCATGCAGGAAATCATGGGTTGCAACTCAGACATCATCAGCTTGCAG GAAGTTGAGACGGAGCAATACTACAATTTCTTCCTGCCGGAGCTGAAAGAGCAAGGATATGACGGGTTCTTCAGTCCAAAATCCCGAGCCAGAACTATGTCGGAGTCTGACCGTAAACATGTGGACGGGTGTgcaattttttacaaaacagagaa GTTCAGCGCCGTGCAGAAACACACGGTAGAGTTCAACCAGCTGGCCATGGCAAACTCCGAGGGCTCTGAGGCCATGCTCAACAGGGTGATGACAAAGGACAACATTGGAGTCGCTGTACTGCTCGAAGTCCGCAAAGAGATGATGGAGCTGTCCT CTGGTAAGTCGCTCCACGGCATGGAGAAGCAGCTTCTGCTGGTGGCCAACGCCCACATGCACTGGGACCCAGAATACTCTGACGTCAAGCTGGTCCAGACCATGATGTTCCTGTCAGAGGTGAAGAGCATAGTGGACAAGGCCACACGCAGCCTCAAGTTGTCATCTGTCTCTGGTGAGACCAATGCAATTCCACTGGTGCTGTGTGCTGACCTCAACTCTTTGCCAGACTCTG GTGTCGTGGAATACCTGAGTACTGGTGGCGTGGACTGCACCCATAAGGACTTCAAGGAGCTGCGTTATAGTGACTGCCTGACCAAATTCAACTGCAACGGCAAGAACAGCACGTCGAACGGCAGGATCACCCACGGCTTCAAGCTGAAGAGCGCCTACGAGAATGGCCTGATGCCTTATACCAACTACACCTTTGATTTTAAG GGTGTCATCGACTACATTTTCTACTCCAAGCCTCACCTGAACGTGCTGGGGATCCTGGGACCGCTGGATCCCCACTGGCTTGTTGAAAACAATGTCACCGGctgcccccacccccacatCCCCTCCGACCACTTCTCCCTCTTTGCTCAGCTGGAGTTGCTCCTGCCCAACATACCCTCCCAGGTCAATGGGCTTCACCTGCCTGCGCGCAGGTAG